The following coding sequences are from one Armatimonadota bacterium window:
- a CDS encoding ABC transporter ATP-binding protein has translation MDYAVEVDHLEVTYWSPSGPVAALAGVSLSVRSGEFVSILGPSGCGKSTLLLAVAGLLQPTRGHVRVDGKPVQGPVREIGMVFQDHLLLDWRTVLDNVLLQIDLRGLSRSAFLPSARALLGRMGLRGFETKYPFELSGGMRQRVAIARAIIHNPRLLLMDEPFGALDALTREQIRVDLERLWMEWRNTVLFVTHDIAEAILLGDRVVIMTSRPGRLADIVPVSLPRPRTADILARPEFLDYRARIQGVLYKMGVLRV, from the coding sequence ATGGATTACGCGGTTGAGGTAGATCATCTCGAAGTTACCTACTGGTCTCCGTCGGGGCCGGTGGCGGCGCTCGCGGGCGTGAGTCTGTCGGTGCGCTCAGGTGAGTTCGTATCGATTCTCGGACCGTCGGGCTGTGGGAAGAGTACGCTGCTGCTGGCGGTGGCCGGGCTGTTGCAGCCCACACGGGGGCACGTGCGCGTCGACGGCAAGCCGGTGCAGGGACCGGTTCGGGAAATCGGCATGGTCTTCCAGGATCACTTGCTGCTGGACTGGCGCACCGTCCTTGACAACGTTCTTTTGCAGATCGATCTCCGGGGACTTTCGCGCTCGGCGTTCCTACCATCCGCGCGGGCTCTGCTGGGACGAATGGGCCTGCGCGGATTCGAGACCAAGTACCCGTTTGAACTGTCGGGGGGTATGCGGCAGCGGGTGGCCATTGCGCGGGCCATCATCCACAATCCACGACTGCTCCTCATGGATGAACCATTCGGGGCCCTGGATGCTCTAACGCGAGAACAGATTCGTGTCGACCTGGAGCGCTTGTGGATGGAGTGGCGGAATACAGTATTGTTCGTCACCCATGACATCGCCGAGGCCATCCTGTTGGGCGACCGAGTGGTAATCATGACCTCCCGGCCGGGACGGCTGGCGGACATCGTCCCGGTGTCGCTGCCCCGGCCCCGTACGGCGGACATCCTGGCAAGGCCGGAGTTCCTCGACTACCGAGCCCGGATTCAGGGTGTGCTGTACAAGATGGGCGTACTGCGCGTGTAG
- a CDS encoding Gfo/Idh/MocA family oxidoreductase: MLRVAVIGVGSIARSIYLPILLASNCTVAGVMSRTSERARAVAAAFNIPRVYETLDDVDADCAFVLTPKETHAAIASALLRRGIAVFLEKPMATTLADAEALVHTAEATGTLLMVGFNRRYAPAYEALHREWEHDPPEVMIAEKNRPGTEYRATLENAIHMIDLMRWICGEARDITAWSQFEDRYYETSCVAQIRFARTLGVLVANRSCGQWMERVATYGRGKSVLVEAPESVMVVDNRQGHVTNLTPLSMGWASVHDRLGFRQEVEQFLVAVQTGQPVRTPARDALETHRLTDRILRAAGLPDLSV; the protein is encoded by the coding sequence ATGCTGCGGGTAGCGGTTATTGGCGTGGGATCCATTGCCCGGTCGATCTATCTTCCCATATTGCTTGCCAGCAACTGCACCGTTGCCGGCGTCATGAGCCGCACCAGCGAGCGAGCCCGCGCTGTGGCGGCTGCATTCAACATCCCGCGGGTGTACGAGACATTGGATGATGTGGACGCTGACTGCGCATTTGTCCTGACGCCGAAGGAGACCCACGCGGCAATTGCGTCGGCGTTGCTGCGCCGGGGCATAGCGGTCTTCCTGGAGAAACCCATGGCCACCACGCTTGCCGACGCCGAGGCTCTGGTGCATACTGCGGAAGCCACCGGCACCTTGCTTATGGTGGGTTTTAATCGGCGGTACGCACCGGCGTACGAGGCGTTGCACAGGGAATGGGAGCATGATCCGCCCGAGGTGATGATTGCCGAGAAGAACCGCCCGGGCACCGAATATCGGGCCACGCTGGAAAACGCGATTCACATGATCGATCTGATGCGGTGGATCTGTGGCGAGGCACGCGACATCACGGCGTGGAGCCAGTTCGAGGACCGCTATTATGAGACGTCGTGTGTGGCACAGATCCGTTTTGCCCGGACTCTGGGTGTGTTGGTGGCCAACCGCTCATGCGGTCAGTGGATGGAGCGCGTGGCCACCTATGGCCGCGGCAAGAGCGTTCTGGTCGAGGCACCGGAGTCGGTGATGGTTGTCGACAACCGTCAAGGGCACGTCACCAACCTGACGCCGTTGTCCATGGGCTGGGCATCGGTTCATGACAGGCTGGGGTTCCGTCAGGAGGTAGAGCAGTTTCTGGTAGCGGTACAAACGGGTCAGCCCGTCCGGACGCCTGCCCGGGATGCGTTGGAGACGCACCGCTTAACCGACCGGATTTTGAGGGCCGCTGGTTTGCCCGATCTCAGCGTATGA
- a CDS encoding sugar phosphate isomerase/epimerase yields the protein MKLAGHTMGTPEYSVPEALDFFARLGLEGAEVIWQENYRCGIDPAASEATLRDLRRHASQAGISIVAITPYEARFNDLDPAVWRASIDAYTRALHGAAVLGARWVRLYGGRFLPGDGKWDERWARLVESLCELGARAQRLGVVICVENHFNTMADTAARTAALVRAVDHPHVRVLYDQANLGFIGAEAWEDALERLAGLIAYVHVKDFVFTDTSRPFTARDVSHVEQEARIVRSCVVGDGIVPWPAILAGLRRMGYDGVLSLEYERRWHPGDLPPATEGMMRSTQRLRQWLNR from the coding sequence ATGAAACTGGCCGGCCACACCATGGGGACACCTGAATACTCGGTGCCTGAGGCGCTGGACTTCTTCGCGCGGCTCGGCCTGGAAGGGGCCGAGGTCATTTGGCAGGAGAACTATCGGTGTGGCATCGATCCAGCGGCCAGCGAGGCGACGTTACGCGATCTTCGCCGCCATGCATCTCAGGCGGGTATTTCCATCGTTGCGATCACGCCTTACGAAGCGCGTTTCAACGACCTCGACCCGGCAGTCTGGCGCGCTTCCATCGACGCCTATACCCGCGCGCTCCACGGGGCGGCGGTGCTCGGCGCGCGGTGGGTGCGTCTGTATGGCGGTCGGTTTCTCCCGGGAGACGGCAAGTGGGACGAACGGTGGGCGCGGCTGGTTGAATCTCTGTGTGAACTAGGTGCGCGCGCACAACGCCTTGGCGTGGTCATCTGCGTGGAAAACCACTTTAATACCATGGCCGATACCGCAGCCCGCACTGCGGCACTGGTGCGCGCCGTCGATCATCCGCACGTGCGCGTTCTCTACGACCAAGCCAATCTGGGATTCATTGGGGCCGAGGCGTGGGAAGATGCGCTGGAGCGACTCGCGGGCCTCATCGCATATGTCCACGTGAAGGACTTTGTGTTTACTGACACGTCCCGTCCCTTCACGGCCAGAGACGTGAGCCACGTGGAACAGGAGGCGCGGATCGTCAGGTCCTGCGTTGTGGGTGACGGGATTGTCCCGTGGCCTGCGATTCTGGCCGGGCTGCGCCGGATGGGCTATGATGGTGTGCTGTCGCTGGAGTATGAACGTCGCTGGCACCCCGGTGACTTGCCGCCGGCAACCGAGGGGATGATGCGCAGTACGCAGCGGCTGCGGCAGTGGCTGAACAGATGA